tttaaattatatattgaaATCATTCTAGCTTTTATGAGACATGGGCGGTTGAAATTAATTGCATAGGGAGTTAGTGTCTAAGGAGTGATAACAATCATGTGTGGCTATTAGAAGGAGAAGTCTGCAAAGGACAATGATAAGGAGGTTCATTTTCCTTAAGAGTCACTTACTAGACACTCACGCTAAAGTTGTATCTCCAGAAATTCACGAGGAGAGGTCTTTTCCTCCAGGAAGACTGCTTTGGTTTACTCTGGAGGTGGAAGTTTTCTCATCAGCGAAAATGAACCAACAGGAGGAGCAGAATGTCCCTGGAAGCCAGAGCTGGCACAGGACAGAAGGGGCCACAGTCCAGGCCTGCTGTGCCGAGCTTGCACACGCCTGGCCCTGCCATGTACATGATGCTTTCCCACCTAGTATCTCATTTTGTCTTTGAAAACACCCTGAGGGACGGGCAGGGCCAGCATCCTCAGCCTCACTGAAGGATTTCAGTAAAGAGTTATATGTCAAGACCACATTCCAAAGCAGGAACACTGATACCccatgtccccccaccccttgggGTCTGTAAACGTCCCTGTGTTAAGTGGCGAGGCACTGCCCCACCCAACAGTCTCTTGGAAAGAAATACTGGGAATAAAATTCTTCACGGATGGAACGTGGTAGCAGAGGGCTTGTGTTTTCCTAGATCCTAGACTGCGCTCTTGAGGGAGGGAAGGCAAGACTCTGGGCTTGGGGTCAGGTATGTCGGCGGTGTTCGGAGTGAGTTCTGGGGCCTGGGTGGAGACAGGGCCCTCCCCAGCAagagagggcaggagggcagTGCTGCAGGCAGGATACCAGCCTCTGTCCTCTGCTCCCTGGAATCAGATTCCCAGCTTTCTTCAACGGCATGATCCCCCTCTAGGAACAATAGACTGGGGACCTCCAGGAACTCAGTCTCTGGGTCTCAGTGACCTGGGGCTCCACCTGGGGCTCAGAGGGCATTCTTGAATCTCTTCacttctgtcttctcatctgtaagtgCAGATACAATCAAGGGATTCACTTATTTGATTAATGAATTGATCTGTTGGTgcactttggagaaaaaaaataaaagatcaagcAGATCAAGCCTTTAGTGTGGCGATGGAGGCCAACACACAGTCAGCCCTCCGTGAAGGCTGGCGATGGCTCTTGTCATGATGATGATGCAGGACTCACGGGAAATAGAATAGAGCTGGATAGAAATACTTCACGTGACTATGTTATAGTAATTTTAATACCGAAAAGACGTTCATCCCCTCACACCAATGTATAAACGGAACCTGAAAAATAATCTGGTTTGGTTCTGTCTTCCATGACTTGTCACGCTCCAAGGAGATCACACCTGCTGTGATTCTCTTATTAGGAGAAGTTAACGCCCAGTGGCCTGGGAGGTCCGACCATTCGAAGAAAACCATTTCATGTTCTGAAACCCGAGCTGGGGTTAAACCACATAGTTCTTTTATTCTCACTTCTTCTAATCTTGGCCAAGAAGCAACACGCACTCTTTCTCAGAAGCCCTCAGTCTGCCATTCTAAATGGAAGCGGCCCCATTCTCCATCCGAAGTCATGCAGAGCAAATGTATAAGTTGCTCGAGCGTCTTGTGCGAATGCCATTCTCAAAGGGCCTCAACTAAGAAGGAAAGGCTGTTTAAGGAGACGTGAACATGGATGAGGGGTCCAAGTTTGAGGACAGAACAGAAAAGCCCCATCAGCTGACACAGCAGAGTGTGCTTCCTGGTCGGCAAATGCCGGCCATGGGCATCAGCTGAGCactctggggcaggggtgggaatggggagaaCGGTCTAAGCTCTGGGTGTGTTCTTATCTCCCTCTTTCACACCATCACACCTTATATTTCTGCTCTTTGTGCATAACTTGTCTCTCCTTGCCACCCCAAAGATGGGCCCCGGAATGGTCTGGGATGTTAGTACCATAAAATACAGGTTTCGGTCTTGGCTTCTTCTGACTGCTATTATTTTCCATCCTCTGGAGGGCATGGATCCCCAAATggtttttcaataatttttcgGGCTTCAGGACTTAGAAATGGCACCTGTGCCTGTCCTGATGTCATCAGACTCCTAACCATCCGCTTTTTGATAAAAATCAAGccttgctcattttaaaataaaaaccactagGTTCGTAGAAGTTTTATTAGGTGTAAGAGTGTCCATGTCCCTCTCCCAAGCCACAGCCATGATTCATCCCTGAATTTCATCCCTGAAATTCATCATTTCAGGATCTTGAAgaagatattaatattttgtcCGTTTTCAACTTGATTAAAAATTTCATGAGGAATCATTGTTAATTTTGTGTAACGCCCGTTTTAAAGTTTACGACTGAATCTAACTGACGAGAATTCAGTCATTCAGCCCATAGTTATCGAGCACCTCGTCTATGCTAGATGGAATCTGGGGGCACCGGCCATCAAAGATCTATGCCTTGCTCTGGGGGGCGCTCGGAGcctggagggatggggtgtccTGCTGTTTTGCTCAGCCCCACGTGGCTCTGGAAAAGAAGAGCACACGCCCGGGATGGTGGGAGAGTGCACGACTGCTGGCTTGACCCCAGTCTGGCCTGGGCCTGGGGTCTGCAGCCTGCGTTCGGAGGGTAAGGACACTGAGAGGCCTGGTTAAAAGGGGACCTGATGTAAAGGCCTGCGTTGTGGTTGAATTACCTCTTCCAGTTTGCTGGCGGCTTGTAATCAAAGCTAACCCTGTAGAGCACAAGATCCCTGTCAGGCCCTTCCTGAGCCCCTCAATGTATTGTTTTGTGTTATGTCTTCCCCAGCAACCATGGTGACCCTGTTTTACatatggggaaattgaggcccaaGAGGCCAAGGGCTGTTGAGTAAAATCACAGGGCCCTAAACATTTGAGCTGGAATGTGAAACTGGATCCTTCTGTGTCCAGAGCTGAGACACACGTGGCACTTGGGTTTCATTGCTTGTTATCTGCCTAGTGTCTCCAGGAGCACGAGTATAGAGAACCTGCCCTCGTGCTCCTGATTCTGCCCCCATCACTTTTTCTCCAGACAGTGGGCCTTTTCCCAGCAGCACGTACCAAGCAGGATGGTTTTGTGGCGCCTGATGTCAGAGAACTCAAGTCTTGTGCTCCTGATGTATATCCTGATGGTTTGGCCCAGATGGGAGCAGAGGAAGCCAAGACTGTGAGCAGCTTTGTGACTACTCCTGGTGTTAGATGAGCACACAGTTACTTCCAACTGTACACAGTCTTATAATATTTCTGAAGTGCTTAagaattatgacttttttttaaaggtagtttctatgcccagggtggggcttgaactcatgaccctgagagcaagagtcatgtgctctatgGACGgagtcagccaggtaccccaatcatgacttttttttttttaaaaagatattatttatttatttgacaaagatcacaaggaggcagagaggcaggcagagagagaggaagcaggctccctgctgagcagagagcccaatgcggggctcgatcccaggaccctgggaccatgacccgagcttaacccactgagccacccaggtgccccagtattttcaATCATGACCTTTGTAATAACCGAGAGGCTGAGGCCAAGGTAGGCATCGAGGCCGTCTTCCCGAAGGATCTCTGAGGACCATGGATAGGCACCCCATCAGGGGGACAGACATCCAGCCCTCTCACTCCTCCGCTCAGGGCAGAGCCAGATGCTTCAGCCAGAAAAGCCGATTGGTCCAGCCTCATCACGGCCCCAGAGCCCATCTCCTGAGCCTAGAAAGAGGGGCAACTCGAAAAAACCACCCAGACAACTTCCCCACGGGTTTGAttgtataaataatttatttctgttcacagcatcatatatgcatataaaaggGAACAGGAACAGAAGAATGTTCAGGACAGAGAATTACAGCAGTAGAAACGAAAACTGAAACTGGGAGACGTCGTCCCATCACCATGACAGAGAATCTGTGAAGAGAATCCCTTTGAAACAAAACCGGCCTCCCTGTGTCTATGAGAAACAATTTCAAAAGCTCACGTGGGGAGGCCAGCTTCCTCTGTGTGAAACCCATTCATTCTCCAAAGGCCAGGAGGTATAATAAATCACTGGTGCTATGTCGGAGGGGGGGGGTCCCCCAAGACCACTCCAAGGTGAGTTGATGTGTGCTTCCTCTGTTTGGTCAGAGACAAAAATGGGCTATTATTAGGTCAAACAGGACAGAAATCAACTGAGACTCTTAACTATTAGTGGACACACCACAGGGCTTTACTTTACTGCACAATTACGAACAGCTGACTGCACCCTTAAGTCTTGAAAATGCAAAACCCAAAATCATGTAGCTTCGTTGGTTAAGCATGACAGGATTGGAACAGTGATCTTGAACCTAAGTATAGTTAGCACGAGATGGTGACAGTATTTGGCATCTGTAAtgtcacaaaataaatatattattctcTCAATAGTGTGGAACTACCAAAATGTCAAAGTGCATAAGAAATTGTTAcatgtgaagaaaataaaggaagatggatttttttttttaataactctaTACAGAATCTTCAGATGATGGGACCAGCCCATTTAGAAATCAGTGACTATGCTGTTGATATGTAAACCGAAATCCTGCAGGCTTTCGCACGTCTTTAGCTCTCTTTTCTCTACTGAGTTCCCACAAAAAGACCAGCATTGGAGAGGTACCAAATTCACcgacaaaagataaaaaaggaagatgggctgggtttcctctttttaaatatttcatatgagAATTGGGTTTCAAGCAGGAAGCCAGGACTTCAACCTCTGGTTCTTAAATTAACTTTCTGAGTGCAATGGACAATAGGCATGGATTTAGAATTTGATTAACTCATATGCTCAAGCATGATCATGCCCAATTTCTATAGGCCTCCTTCGTAAAGAAATTTCTcaacagtggggggagggggcaataCACCTAATTCTACCTGTAAACATGAattttaagaggaaataaaaaccaaacagtTAAGCGTTAAGTTTCCCTTTTGATACTGTGTTTCAGGGTAAATGACATCTTCTGCAAACCAAGACTCAGTCCtgattataaaagatttttaaattacattattaaaaatatgtatttattcttcttttgctttATCTCTTTTCCAAAGCCTCTTTCAAGTAAACTGTGAAGTGCCTGAGTACAGGTGATCATTACATCACACGCTTTCTTTTATCTCAAGCACTCATTGTTTGCATTTGCTACGCAGGCCAGTTCCCACAAGAATGGATTAGGAAGGACCTCATCCTTGTGCTTTTCCTTCGCTCTTAAATCCATGCAACGAGGTCGGCTTTTGCAACAAggtggggttttattttttggtgcaTGACATCAAATACTCTAACgagacatttttaatgaaatacttaAACCAGATAGGCCACAATGAACCAAATTAGAAATTTGAACATGTCGCCACTTGCAGCGTAAAGGGATCTAAAAGggcaaagtctttttttttttctccctaaagtgAATATTTCCAAGGTGAGTATtcatttgtagaatttttttaaaaatatgtctgaaAACCAAAAACCCATCATCAGGCGGTTAGTATTAGAAGAGGCGTCCTTTGCAAAAACCATCTTGCATTTCAGCACACATCTGTAGCTGGTGTGCTTGCTTACACAAACCAATCAATAGGCTAAGAGATTTTAAGATTCCACACATAGGGGTCTAGGTATTTATGCCGATTACACAGTACAGAGGGAGGTCCCTGTAtctacacacacaccccatccaGCATTTACGCCAAGAGCCTTACCCTTTAAACACCTTTAACTATCCTGCAAACAGTAAATACATCATTGGCCACCACctccaacagttttttttttttttttaatttttattggtcTCTTTGTGTGATAATGACCTACACATGGACAGGGTCCAAACCATCTGGAAGATGTCTGATTCCAGGCTGAAAAGCAGTTCTCACCAGAACTGGTCTTCCGTAGCCACCAAAAAGCACCAGAAAAGGGGCATCTTCGTGGCCATTCCCCAGCCAAGGCCAGCGCAGTGCCCGTGCTCTGGGCTGCTGTATTGTTCCAGGCAGTCCTGTCATGGCCCAAACCACCACCTCGTTTGGGCCCAGAGCAGGACAAATGAAATTTCAACAGGGGCCTGCCCTGTGACATAAAATCATCCCCCTTCCAGAGCCCATGAATGCAAGGGGCAGCggtacccccccccccaggacctCCCACTGCCAGCATGCCTCCAAACGTGTactcccagggttctgggaaccGCAGACCTCCGGTAACTCACAGGTGGGAGCCCCCAGGGAGGGCGGGGCAGCCTGAACTTCTGGCCCTCCTGGAGGAAGAAATCTCTTTTGTCTCTGACATCTGAGCCATCCACCTGGGCCAGGAGGGCGGACAGCAAGCCAGGCACGTCCACTCCCCagcgcccccccacccacccacccattaGTAGCTCTGGCATCCAGACAAAAGGTCccctgagctgggggtgggggtggatcgAGGGCAGGCTGGCAAGTCAGCGTACACACCCAGGTTAAGTCACTAGTCCTGCGTCTGGGCGCACAGATTCCGTTTTAAAAAGTCGAAGCATTGCTTTGGTTCTATGTCTTTGTTCGCGGGCGCAGATTCTccttcatccacccacccatccatccatccatccatccctgaCTCGCTCGCTCGCTCCCGGCTCGCTCCCCGCTCGCTCCCCACCGCGGCCGGCCGCATTACCGCTTCTTCTTCTGCTTGAGGGACTTCCTGCGTTTCAGGATCATCTCATAGAGCTTGTCCATGCCCTCGGTGAGGCCCTCGCCGATGATGGCGCACGCCGGCTGGACGTGGTAGGTGGTGGCCGGGATGAGCTCGTGCAGCGCCAGCTGCTTCTCGATTTCGGCCACCGGCAGAGATTTGGGGAGGTCCTGCTTGTTGGCGATGACCAGCAGCGGCGTGCCTTGGTTCTCGGCGAACTTGGTCACCTTGTGCAGCTCCGTCTTGGCCTCCTCCAGCCTGTCCACGTCCACTGAGTCCACCACGTAGATGATGCCGTCCGTGCAGCGGCTGTAGGACTTCCACAGCGGCCGCAGCTTCTCCTGGCCGCCCACGTCCCAGAAGTGGCAGCTGATGCCCTTGGCCGTGCCGTTGCTCAGCTTGATCTTCTCCGTGTTGAAGCCGATGGTGGGCACCGTGTTCACGAACTCGTTGAACTTGAGCCGGTAGAGTACCGTGGTCTTGCCGGCCGAGTCCAAGCCCAGCATGACGATGTGCAGGGACTGGAAGGCCGAGATGTTGGA
Above is a genomic segment from Lutra lutra chromosome 3, mLutLut1.2, whole genome shotgun sequence containing:
- the ARL4C gene encoding ADP-ribosylation factor-like protein 4C, giving the protein MGNISSNISAFQSLHIVMLGLDSAGKTTVLYRLKFNEFVNTVPTIGFNTEKIKLSNGTAKGISCHFWDVGGQEKLRPLWKSYSRCTDGIIYVVDSVDVDRLEEAKTELHKVTKFAENQGTPLLVIANKQDLPKSLPVAEIEKQLALHELIPATTYHVQPACAIIGEGLTEGMDKLYEMILKRRKSLKQKKKR